The Besnoitia besnoiti strain Bb-Ger1 chromosome Unknown contig00018, whole genome shotgun sequence genome contains a region encoding:
- a CDS encoding uncharacterized protein (encoded by transcript BESB_032660) has translation MLPSTNKQNASTAKGGSGVAAFLDTTTRSPSFGSATNLGQDCSNDFAKQWRGLPRQPWSLDATFEDIASEANDSVGWLAPPLPPICPPKYAKSLEGGALSAAATHDNEKTALQQERRPQLAGKLAKTGPGTSRTDEAADENEPDVAFSKALCSVSSPVDKQLLRVRNAAFLSTLEEVRRASTEARKHLQAGYREEMHNRRLWARKIEQLAQFREDVLQLLR, from the exons ATGCTCCCCAGCACGAATAAGCAAAACGCCTCCACAGCCAAAGGCGGGAGCGGAGTGGCCGCCTTCCTAGATACTACCACGAGGAGCCCCAGCTTTGGTTCAGCTACGAACTTAGGGCAGGACTGTTCAAACGACTTTGCAAAGCAGTGGCGGGGCCTTCCGCGTCAGCCTTGGAGCCTCG ATGCCACTTTCGAGGACATTGCTTCTGAGGCAAACGACAGCGTGGGGTGGTTGGCTCCTCCGCTGCCCCCGATATGCCCTCCGAAGTATGCAAAGAGCCTCGAGGGCGGAGCACTTTCGGCCGCGGCCACGCACGATAACGAGAAGACAGCTCTCCAGCAGGAGCGCCGCCCCCAGTTGGCGGGAAAACTGGCCAAGACTGGCCCTGGTACCAGTCGCACTGACGAGGCAGCCGACGAAAATGAGCCTGACGTCGCTTTCTCCAAGGCGCTGTGTTCGGTCTCGTCTCCTGTCGACAAACAGCTGCTCAG GGTACGCAATGCGGCATTTTTGAGCACGCTTGAAGAGGTGCGGAGAGCGAGTACGGAGGCGCGTAAACACCTTCAAGCGGGCTACCGTGAGGAGATGCACAACAGGCGACTGTGGGCACGCAAAATCGAGCAGCTGGCACAGTTCAGGGAAGACGTCCTGCAGTTGTTGAGGTAG
- a CDS encoding uncharacterized protein (encoded by transcript BESB_032650) encodes MQAPRPTAGRARVIPKRRTSSCSPSPQALNSSRPSAANEQPRGAGPSDASSRASASSNASQSPAGTPYEGASTDAATLREDAEKAASPLLSLSRAGTGDALGGGSAKTREAQAGAEALACAADAESHDEGGRPTGPRGPTQEPARAQTQTAPPPSFCERLTSKLKGRAEAVLAAAHAEWKELETAFEARTKARGVEARDALKASETALKRLQATLEDRLERQIRWREKQRQRVRAYQERLRENAQSAAVAEADAAERGAAEAAGDSSAGEKQKEKSRAQTLAPPPDGEQPSRAIKSPHSADAVSVAAGGGGATPPGGPVAPSAKGGGRLTVATGGRRRGAEEDQKRPVAPCKSEKPTSTEEQETRLADSSCAELFFLDEDEKGPGGGLYAEQDPLDCKNGGERENGVNPHQHAAKEGDAEGGTEAATTHEEGQKKREEAWTEDVLEENMKHAQELIHGMRVTITQLAAHMDAIEFERKSAAAGRMQELSRELQSITFHSRGEIERIIEDWCKQENLKLLHTHRAQASIIQRLVTTVDAWTAQHAAVYEKCRVELKIHNHDWAIRLAARTLRREADFASPPEKEQLETQMREREKALSLKRHEVVQEALDCLPACVTPEKVRRWLARLERIREEGRTWLSNLAGDFTDLKDIQRRRCEALIRQCAKRVELYDARVLWGACETASEVATELLEPLQQKHLQELLADLHAKAAQIEERQRGEHAAALRVLNFLEALARFLAAFRASHHTLNGAQRRVAAEAAKDFADATRRQEAVLLALRDEMKEAPTLSALDTLKKKAESELRCLEDLVRARVKALGARCQDFLPQTQERKQRETSKFLHVWALVPLSATQQKAFAALAEAREHLHQKSLSPADSSQLSSPRGGETAGASAAAGPAPSGAGAPGGCETSRATAAKGGEGDDKLLHASRTSLEQERVAACAAADSDARRRGRAAAPSTRSPPSKPDAEAGRTVSTAARAAEKKAEGPVRRNHKAAHAASCASHKKAPGGASRDGSATGAASRGTSGGGAKGEADEGRKRGEKKGTATAGEEEEVDLDKHTYWTDPGGQVYRQLMSFEALLGNLSLDSGVSMPARTSTLESHASAADLPGETKPLSAACASPPASPPPPSASPAAPPRSGCPPGAREPQPSGRHSAEEESKTLFPPREGLSLKEEEGRESREDVGFADVSLRESWKEGLARLRDASFAFVVRTLEELETAATELGEATYSAALLEMKRTLAEFDSTSATVASFAFAYKQRQQQLASHASRLERFLRNFAQTVASQQALLSQAEDELEAQMQELVEAQRDIQQLRLEDLHSSLRAAASAATLSPPSPSAAACFLSAPSALPPQPPGSVAASAESAGGAAPSRRRGASPGKSAATRRKSVKAYSEGDAKGAPEESPLFGGEDDSGGGARASDEPLGTPEELRDGRLGGCLMQQLKRRRKHCVQEQDQMKKNAEKKIQFIEQQLVAGLQKAQAKVQAFFSAPLASIPEREMREAALKRDQWLQEIEKRREDWEARVTSWRERLETTATEGHRQVEAHFASLEDRTARLYGLGHLHGAPKRAAVAALQRLQQHYEAAAQRCFHCFALSTKVAGTLRRRARLGLGDSAAGSLDAADRGRGRFKQFRRPSAVILDFFEEAPSASAWPPPPSPLSFSPRERQAASGTGGAAAEEAGTRGARSLPPWRSLRPQTGDDAEKEWRDALRSGRSIAAPPMAASVGGCSELHTATGGDWTLRRSSSLPSSARCEAPFAGLEAQAQLPALSFLSMDAPPTHERRALSFASHVQAALSERSLQRRAASPAALSPKPVLRAGGGAETQDAPSPAAGSGAAARSAAVFRVNAAHEIRSGYALAAAALLALCQRLQCLGPSQGSRVKDGAEQVLLGLPLLQDYRPSAGAEETGGGAKEGASEKRGARENATRVHSGDAKRRAAGLPPGLTSGGGLPRGPHDASAVADAQREGLTEQESREAVEDAARTTMLQWLLGPVTSLPPSYAAAVEDIEKEFRAKAAATAAAYSPGSRSPDGKKSGGSNGAPAADEEGPVYVELFAKYLRRKAEANRQKLVSTIRCVCRHVRNDLFPVAVCGIFLDLAQMVQGQLEELQGYLGNGRPLDERLNPVDAGLIKQLKSQWETNRRALDAHLKCTEVNDSLRKLCLAEEKRSSQMLSLLLKLCSGAAGMLNASSAFITNGCIGHFEFLVAVLDRLPQPADFMPIDGYFLAAKFQRLPPSGYDKRLVSRNTFAYTCGRPQTLAFWVPKPTAITCGHAYPAGSGRLLRNRPTSGVAYAGRQPYV; translated from the exons TCGCCAGCAGGGACTCCCTACGAGGGTGCGTCAACCGACGCTGCAACACtgcgagaggacgcggaaaaagcagcgtctcctctcctttcCCTTTCGCGCGCAGGAACCGGCGACGCCTTAGGTGGCGGatcagcgaagacgcgagaggcacaggcaggcgctgaggcgctcgcgtgcgcggcagacgcggagagtcacgacgagggcggccgTCCTACAGGGCCACGCGGACCCACTCAGGAACCCGCAAGAGCCCAGACGCAAACAGCTCCCCCCCCGTCATTCTGCGAGCGCCTGACGAGCAAGCTAAAGGGAAGGGCAGAGGCAGttctggctgcggcgcacgcagagtGGAAGGAGCTGGAGACAGCCTTTGAGGCGCGCacgaaggcccgcggcgtGGAAGCTCGAGACGCGCTGAAAGCTAGCGAAACTGCTCTGAAGCGTCTGCAGGCCACGTTAGAAGACCGCCTCGAGCGACAAATTCGCTGGCGAGAAAAacagcgccagcgcgtgcGGGCCTATCAGGAACGTCTTCGAGAAAACGCGCAGAGTGCTGCGGTGGCAGAGGCGGATGCCGCGGAGAGGggcgcggctgaggccgcAGGAGACTCGTCAGCGGGAGAAAAgcaaaaagagaaaagcCGGGCACAAacactcgcgccgccgccggatgGCGAAcagccgtcgcgcgcgatcAAGTCGCCGCATTCAGCGGATGCGGTCTCTGTGGCggcagggggcgggggagcgACGCCCCCGGGAGGGCCGGTAGCGCCAAGTGCGAAAGGAGGAGGGCGATTGACGGTCGCTACGGGGggcaggagacgaggagCTGAAGAGGATCAGAAGCGCCCTGTGGCTCCTTGTAAATCCGAGAAGCCGACAAGCACAGAAGAACAGGAAACGCGTCTTGCAGACTCATCGTGCGCGgagctcttcttcctcgacgaagacgagaaaggcCCGGGCGGCGGACTGTACGCAGAGCAGGACCCACTCGACTGCAAAAAtggcggagagcgcgagaaTGGCGTAAACCCCCACCAGCATGCAGCCAAGGAGGGAGATGCAGAAGGAGGAACAGAAGCGGCAACTACTCATGAAGAAGGACAAAAGAaacgcgaggaggcgtggACAGAAGATGTTCTCGAAGAAAACATGAAACACGCGCAAGAACTCATACACGGAATGCGAGTGACCATCACTCAGCTCGCCGCACACATGGACGCCATCGAG TTTGAAAGAAAgtcagctgctgccggccGCATGCAGGAGTTGTCGCGCGAGCTTCAGAGTATCACATTTCACAGCAGGGGCGAAATCGAGCGGATTATCGAAGACTGGTGCAAGCAAGAAAACCTCAAACTTCTGCACACTcaccgcgcgcaggcgagcatTATTCAGCGCCTCGTCACCACCGTGGACGCGTGGACGGCGCAGCATGCAGCTGTCTACGAGAAGTGCAGAGTCGAGCTCAAAATCCACAA CCACGACTGGGCGAtccggctggcggcgcggacgctgcgaagagaggcagactttgcgtcgcctccggagaaggagcagctcgagacgcagatgcgagaaagggagaaggcgctgtCGCTCAAGCGCCACGAAGTC GTTCAGGAGGCGCTGGACTGTCTGCCGGCCTGTGTGACGCCGGAGAAGGTGCGCAGatggctcgcgcgcctcgagcgcaTTCGCGAAGAGGGCAGGACGTGGTTGAGCAACCTCGCTGGCGACTTCACAGACTTGAAAGACATacagcgacgccgctgcgaagCGCTCATCC GTCAGTGTGCGAAGCGCGTGGAGCTGTACGACGCGCGCGTTCTCTGGGGAGCCtgcgagacggcgagcgaggtGGCGACGGAGCTCCTGGAGCCGCTTCAGCAGAAGCACCTGCAAGAGTTGCTGGCAGACTTgcacgcgaaggccgcgcaaaTCGAG gagcgccagcgaggtgagcacgccgcggcgctgcgggtgCTGAACTTCCTCGAGGCCCTCGCCCGCTTTTTggcggccttccgcgcctcgcaccACACGCTCAACggagcgcagcgacgcgtcgctgcagaagcggcgaaggACTTCGCGGACGCCACGCGACGCCAAGAGGCTGTCCTCCTTGCCCTTCGCGA CGAGATGAAGGAGGCGCCGACCCTGAGCGCCTTGGAtacgctgaagaagaaggcggagagcgagctGCGCTGCCTGGAAGACctcgttcgcgcgcgcgtaAAGGCTCTCGGCGCCCGGTGTCAAGACTttctgccgcagacgcaggagcgCAAGCAGCGCGAAACTTCTAAGTTCCTTCATGTTTGGGCGCTGGTGCCGCTTtctgcgacgcagcagaaggccttcgccgcgctcgcggaggcccgcgaacACCTCCACCAAAAGTCGCTATCGCCGGCCGATTCCTCGCAGCTTTCCTCGCCCCGTGGTGGGGAGACCGCAGGGgcttctgcagccgcgggacCGGCGCCATCCGGCGCCGGAGCCCCTGGGGGGTGCGAGACCTcgagggcgaccgcggcgaagggcggcgagggcgacgacaagctgctgcatgcgagcCGCACTTCGTTGGAGCAAGAGAGAGTGGCagcctgcgctgctgcggacagcgacgcccgccgacgaggccgcgccgcggcgccttccacGCGCTCGCCACCTTCAAAGCCTGACGCGGAAGCGGGCAGGACGGTCTCcacggcagcgcgcgcggctgagaaGAAAGCTGAAGGCCCTGTCAGGCGAAACCACaaggcggcgcacgccgccagctgcgcgagtCACAAGAAGGCGCCGGGGGGCGCTTCGAGGGACGGCAGCGCCACAGGGGCGGCCAGCAGAGGCACTtcgggcggcggggcgaagggcgaagcagacgaagggcgaaaacgcggagaaaaaaaggggaCAGCAACggcgggcgaagaagaggaagttGATCTAGACAAACACACATACTG GACCGACCCCGGCGGCCAGGTGTATCGGCAGCTGATGTCCTTCGAGGCGCTCCTCGGGAACCTTTCACTCGACTCAGGAGTCTCCATGCCCGCGCGCACATCAACACTCGAGTCCcatgcctccgccgccgaccttccaggcgagacgaagccgctctctgctgcctgcgcgtctccgccggcgtcgcccccgccgccctcggcctctcccgcggctccgccccgcagcggctgcccgccaggcgcgcgagaaccCCAGCCGAGCGGCCGACACtcggcagaagaggagagcaaAACCCTCTTCCCTCCGCGGGAAGGGCTCAGTctgaaggaagaagaagggagagagagccggGAGGATGTCGGGTTCGCGGACGTGAGCCTCAGAGAATCTTGGAAGGAAGgcctcgctcgtctgcgcgacgcctccttcgccttcgtcgtgcGCACCCTCGAGGAACTCGAGACGGCAGCCACTGAACTGGGAGAG GCAACCTACTCCGCGGCTCTGCTAGAGATGAAGCGCACGCTTGCAGAGTTCGACTCGACTTCTGCGACAGTCGCCTCATTCGCCTTTGCCTACAAACAGCGTCAACAGCAgctcgcctcgcacgccTCCCGGCTCGAGCGCTTCCTGCGAAACTTCGCGCAGACTGTCGCGTCTCAACAGGCCCTCCTCTCCCAAGCGGAA GACGAGCTGGAGGCTCAGATGCAAGAGCTCGTGGAGGCGCAAAGAGACATCCAGCAACTCCGCCTTGAGGACCTCCACAGCAGCCtccgggcggcggcctccgcagctactctctcccctccctctccctccgctgccgcctgcttcCTTTCTGCACCGTCTGccttgccgccgcagcccccggGCTCGGTCGCCGCTTCCGCAGagtccgcgggcggcgccgccccctcgcggcgccgaggcgcttcgccggggaagtccgccgcgacgcgaagaaaatCAGTCAAAGCCtacagcgagggcgacgccaaGGGGGCCCCAGAGGAGTCTCCGCTCTTTGGGGGAGAGGacgacagcggcggaggcgcgagggcgagcgacgagCCCCTGGGCACAcccgaggagctccgcgacgGGCGGCTTGGCGGCTGCCTgatgcagcagctgaagaggcggcggaaacaCTGTGTGCAGGAACAGGACCAAATGAAGAAAAACGCCGAAAAAAAAATACAG TTTATTGAGCAGCAGTTGGTTGCAgggctgcagaaggcgcaggcgaaggttcaggccttcttcagcgcgcctctcgcctcgattccagagagagagatgcgcgaggccgcgctcaAGAGGGACCAGTGGCTGCAAGAGATTgagaagcgaagagaagactgggaggcgcgcgtgacCAGCTGGCGAGAGCGATTGGAGACGACTGCGACGGAAGGCCACAGGCAGGTTGAGGCGCACTTTGCGTCGCTCGAGGACCGAACAGCGCGGCTCTATG GGCTCGGCCACCTCCACGGGGCTCCCAAGcgggcggcggtcgcggcgctgcagcgccttcagcAGCACTACGAGGCTGCAGCTCAGCGCTGTTTTCACTGTTTTGCGCTCTCGACTAAGGTGGCTGgaacgctgcgccgccgcgctcgtctcGGCCTGGGCGACTCAGCAGCCGGGAGTCTCGACGCGGCAGACCGCGGGAGAGGGCGCTTCAAACAATTCAGGCGCCCGTCCGCCGTTATCCTTGACTTCTTCGAAGAggctccttccgcctctgcctggCCGCCGCCCCCTTCGCCCCTCTCTTTTTCGCCTCGTGAGCGGCAAGCCGCCAGCGGAACcggcggtgcggcggcggaggaggcaggcacgcgcggcgcacggTCGCTGCCTCCCTGGCGAAGCTTGAGGCCACAGAccggagacgacgccgagaaagAGTGGCGAGACGCTCTGCGCTCGGGCAGATCGATAGCCGCTCCGCCGATGGCGGCGTCAGTGGGAGGATGCAGCGAACTCCACACCGCAACGGGAGGGGACTGGACCCTGCGCCGGAGCTCGTCGCTCCCCAGCAGCGCCCGCTGTGAAGCGCCTTTTGCGGGTCTGGAGGCCCAGGCACAACTTCCTGCTTTGAGTTTCCTGTCGAtggacgcgccgccgacccACGAGCGCCGTGCactctccttcgcgtctcaTGTGCAGGCCGCACTCTCCGAGAGGAGTTtacagcggcgcgcggcctcgcccgccgctctctcgccaAAGCCTGTtttgcgcgccggcggaggcgcagaaacgcaggacgcgccctcgccagcggcggggtcgggcgccgcggctcggtCTGCCGCGGTCTTTCGCGTTAATGCAGCTCACGAAATTCGCAGCGGCTacgccctcgcagcggccgccctGCTCGCCCTCTGTCAGCGGCTGCAGTGCCTGGGTCCCTCCCAGGGTTCGAGAGTGAAAGACGGCGCCGAGCAAGTTCTGCTGGggcttccgctgctgcaggactACCggccctccgcgggcgccgaagagaccggcggcggcgcgaaagAGGGCGCCAGTGaaaagagaggcgcgagggaaaACGCAACGCGGGTgcacagcggagacgccaagaggcgggcggcgggcctCCCGCCGGGGCTgacgagcggcggcgggctgccCCGCGGGCCCCACGACGCGAGTgcggtcgcggacgcgcagcgtGAAGGCCTGACTGAGCAAGAGTCGCGAG aggcggtggaagacgcagcgcggacgacgaTGCTCCAGTGGCTCCTGGGACCTGTGACTAGCTTGCCCCCTTCCTACGCGGCAGCCGTGGAGGACATTGAAAAAGAATTTCGAGCGAAAGCCGCTGCAACCGCCGCCGCATATTCCCCAGGCAGCAGGTCGCCAGACGGGAAGAAAAGCGGCGGGAGCAACGGCgctcctgcagcagacgaagagggcCCTGTCTACGTCGAGCTTTTTGCCAAGTATCTTCGGCGCAAGGCCGAGGCCAACAGGCAAAAG CTCGTCTCCACGATTCGATGTGTCTGCCGCCACGTAAGGAACGATCTCTTCCCGGTCGCGGTGTGCGGCATATTCCTCGACCTCGCGCAAATGGTTCAAGGTCAACTCGA AGAGCTTCAGGGGTACCTCGGGAATGGCCGGCCGTTGGACGAGCGCCTGAATCCCGTTGACGCGGGTTTGATCAAGCAGCTAAAGAGCCAGTGGGAGACGaaccgccgcgccctcgacgcgcATTTGAAATGCACCGAGGTCAACGACAGTTTAAG GAAACTGTGTCTCGCCGAAGAGAAACGCTCAAGCCAGATgttgtcgctgctgctcaagCTGTGTTCAGGAGCTGCCGGGATGCTAAATGCGTCCTCAGCGTTCATCACGAATGGCTGCATCGGTCACTTCGAGTTCCTCGTGGCAGTGCTGGACAGGCTCCCTCAGCCAGCCGACTTCATGCCTATCGACGGGTACTTCCTTGCGGCAAAGTttcagcgcctgccgccgtcggGCTACGACAAAAGACTAGTGTCCAGGAATACTTTCGCTTACACATGTGGAAGGCCCCAAACATTAGCGTTCTGGGTGCCGAAGCCGACCGCGATAACCTGCGGACATGCGTATCctgccggcagcggcaggctgCTACGAAACAGGCCTACATCGGGTGTCGCCTACGCTGGCAGACAGCCGTATGTGTAG